TGCGTGACGATCAGGACGTGGGTCCAGGCGAAGTGCTGGCCCGTATCCCGGTCGAAGGTCAGAAGACCCGCGACATTACCGGTGGTCTGCCACGTGTGGCCGAACTGTTCGAAGCGCGTTCGCCAAAGGACAAGGGCATGCTGGCCGAAATGACCGGCACGATCTCGTTCGGCAAGGAAACCAAGGGCAAGGTCCGTTTGCAGATCACCGATCCGGAAGGCAAGGTCTGGGACGAACTGGTTCCGAAGGAAAAGAACGTGCTGGTCCACGAAGGCCAGGTCGTGAACAAGGGCGAACTGGTCGTCGACGGCCCGGCAGATCCACAGGACATCCTGCGTCTGCTCGGCATCGAGGAACTGGCACGCTACATCGTTGACGAAGTGCAGGACGTGTACCGCTTGCAGGGCGTGAAGATCAATGACAAGCACATTGAAGTGATCGTGCGCCAGATGCTGCGTCGCGTTGTGGTCGAGAACACTGGCGAGTCCACCTACATTGCAGGTGAACAAGTCGAGCGTTCGGAAATCCTCAACACGAACGAAGCGCTGCAAAAGGACGGCAAGATCCCGGCAACGTACTCCAACATTCTGTTGGGTATCACGAAGGCATCGCTGTCCACCGACTCGTTCATCTCGGCCGCTTCCTTCCAAGAAACGACCCGCGTGCTCACCGAAGCTGCCATCATGGGCAAGCGCGACGAGCTGCGTGGCCTGAAGGAAAACGTCATCGTGGGTCGTCTGATCCCCGCTGGTACCGGTCTCGCATACCACGAGGCCCGCAAGGCCAAGGACACGATGGACGAAGCCGAGCGCCGTGCGATTGCCGACGCCGAAGCCGAAGAACTGGCGACTGCCGGTGATTCCTCGGACGACGTCACCGAGCCGACCGCTCAGGACCAAAGCGCTGCTGCTGCGGATTGAGCCGTAGCCCGCGCTGAGATCGGCCCTTCGGGCTGATCGGAGCACTCCCGCCCTGCCGTGCATTGCACGGATAGTGCGGGAGTTTTTCTTTTTGTGAGCAGTGCAGATCGCGAAAGTGCTCTACATTGCGAGGCATGCACCGCACGACCCGTCGTTCTCAACGTCTCCATTCACCGGACCGCAACCCATGTTCCTGACAGGCTGGCTCATCGTTCTTGCCGTGCTGGTGTTCTGGGCCGTGGGGGCGTACAACCGTCTGGTGCGATTGCGTTCGGCGGCCATCCAGGCCTTCGGTGCGCTGGATGCCGAGCTGCTTCGGCGCACCGCGCTGCTGGGCGAGTACGACGCAGCCGTCAGCGGTCCGCGCGTGCCTCGGGATGCGCAACTGCACGAGGCCTTGCGCGCATCGGGCACGCAGTACGCGGCATCGCTGGCGGTGATGCGCTCACGCCCGCTTGACGAGCATGCGGGCTCGGCGCTCGTGGCAGCAGGCAAGGTGCTGGACGCGGCATGGACGGCGCTGGTGGATGCATCGCAGGCTCAGCCCTCGCAAGAGGGCGACGATGCGGATGCGAGTGGCGCGACGGTGCTCAATTCACTCATTGAACGAAGTGCACATCAACGCACTCAAATCGATCTCGCTATCGCGCAATTCAATGCAGCGGTGGATCATTACAACAAGGCCGTGACTCAGTTTCCCGCCAACGTGCTGGCCTGGGTTTTCGGCTTCAAGCAGGCACTGATGCTTTGATCGGTTTCGATCAGCACCTGGCTGCCTTGATTGGTTTTTCGGCTTATGGCGACTCAGTCCAAGAAGACAACATCCTCACAACCACGCGCGCAGAACGGCTCGCCGGAGCAGCAGGGCGTCGCCTTGTGGAAGCAGCTCGACGCGGCCGCCAAGTGCCTGCAATCCGTGCGCGAAGGCCAATCGGCCACGGCCGTGCTCGAACAGGTCGAGCGCAGTCTGCGCCCCGGCGTGCAGGCTTTGCTGTTCCAGTCCCTGCGCCAACTGGGCCGCGCGCAGGCGCTGCGCAAGGAGCTGGCTCCGCGCAATCCACCGCCGCGCGTGGACAACCTGCTGTGCACGGCGCTCGCATTGGCATGGCAGGAAGAAGCGGCTCCGTATCCTCCGTTCACGCTGGTGAGTCAGGCCGTCGAAGCGGCCAAGCGCAATTCGGCGATGCGTGGTCAGGCGGGCTTTGTGAACGCCTGCCTGCGCCGTTTTCTGCGCGAGCGCGATGCGCTGGTCGCCGCGACTGACAAGGACCCCGTCGCGCAGTGGAACCATCCGCTGTGGTGGATTCGCGCTGTGCAGAAGGACTATCCGGATCACTGGCAACAGATTCTCGCGGCCAACAACGCGCATGCTCCGATGACGCTGCGGATCAACGCGCTGCGCAGCACGGTCGACGAATACCTGTCCCAGCTTGAGGCCAAAGGCCTTGCAGGCACGCGCGTGGGTGGCCACGGCATCGAACTTCAACAGGCGGCGCCGGTTTTGCAGTTGCCGGGCTTTGACGTGGGCGATGTCTCGGTGCAGGATGCGGCCGCGCAACTGGCCGCTCCGCTGATCACGGCGGGGCTGGATCAGAATCAGCCGCTGCAGGTTCTCGACGCCTGCGCCGCACCGGGCGGCAAGACGGCTCACCTGCTTGAACTGGCTGGACCTCAGCAGAACTGGCAAGTGACGGCGCTGGAGATGGACGGCGAGCGTGCCCGCCGCATCGGCGAGACGCTGGAGCGTTTGCAGCTCAAGGCGCAGGTGCTCGTGACCGATGCCGGCCTGGTGGATGAATGGTGGCCCAAGGCCAATGGCAAGGCGCAGTTCGACGCCATCTTGCTCGACGCGCCTTGCAGCGCTGCGGGCATCGTGCGCCGCCATCCCGATGTGCGCTGGCTGCGCCG
This genomic stretch from Diaphorobacter sp. HDW4B harbors:
- a CDS encoding LemA family protein, producing the protein MFLTGWLIVLAVLVFWAVGAYNRLVRLRSAAIQAFGALDAELLRRTALLGEYDAAVSGPRVPRDAQLHEALRASGTQYAASLAVMRSRPLDEHAGSALVAAGKVLDAAWTALVDASQAQPSQEGDDADASGATVLNSLIERSAHQRTQIDLAIAQFNAAVDHYNKAVTQFPANVLAWVFGFKQALML
- the rsmB gene encoding 16S rRNA (cytosine(967)-C(5))-methyltransferase RsmB, producing MATQSKKTTSSQPRAQNGSPEQQGVALWKQLDAAAKCLQSVREGQSATAVLEQVERSLRPGVQALLFQSLRQLGRAQALRKELAPRNPPPRVDNLLCTALALAWQEEAAPYPPFTLVSQAVEAAKRNSAMRGQAGFVNACLRRFLRERDALVAATDKDPVAQWNHPLWWIRAVQKDYPDHWQQILAANNAHAPMTLRINALRSTVDEYLSQLEAKGLAGTRVGGHGIELQQAAPVLQLPGFDVGDVSVQDAAAQLAAPLITAGLDQNQPLQVLDACAAPGGKTAHLLELAGPQQNWQVTALEMDGERARRIGETLERLQLKAQVLVTDAGLVDEWWPKANGKAQFDAILLDAPCSAAGIVRRHPDVRWLRRESDLPQLAKLQERLLAALWPLLKPGGKLLYCTCSIFHVEGQSQVKAFLSRNTDAALLTSPGHLMPGHPAGDDKLRENAIGDHDGFYYALLQKLAA